One window of Oscillibacter hominis genomic DNA carries:
- a CDS encoding carbamoyl phosphate synthase small subunit: MNKGYLVLADGQVFEGLRFGAETDSVGELVFTTGMCGYLETLTDPSYCGQIVMQTFPLIGNYGVIEQDFEGECAVRGYVVREVCDAPSNFRSQYKLDRFLKERGVPGLCGLDTRELTRIIREHGVMNAIICSKVPGDLKAVRTYAVKGAVEAVSRTELEVFPAQGEVRRRVALIDYGAKRNIIRELQKRHCEVTALPCTARAEDVLALSADGVMLSNGPGDPADDLFQIEQIRRLLGKVPMFGICLGHQLTALAAGGRTYKLKYGHRGVNQPVKEVNGQRTYITSQNHGYAVDADTVGSGRVSLVNANDGTCEGIDYPELKCFTVQFHPEACSGPRDTSFLFDRFMNLMGGER; this comes from the coding sequence ATGAACAAGGGATATTTGGTGCTTGCCGACGGGCAGGTCTTTGAGGGGCTGCGCTTCGGCGCAGAGACGGACAGCGTGGGGGAGCTGGTGTTCACCACCGGCATGTGCGGCTACCTGGAGACGCTGACCGACCCCAGCTACTGCGGCCAGATTGTCATGCAGACCTTCCCGCTGATCGGCAATTACGGCGTCATCGAGCAGGATTTTGAGGGCGAGTGCGCCGTCCGGGGCTACGTGGTCCGGGAGGTATGTGACGCGCCCTCCAACTTCCGCAGCCAGTACAAGCTGGACCGGTTTTTAAAGGAGCGGGGCGTGCCGGGCCTGTGCGGCCTGGACACCCGGGAGCTGACCCGCATCATCCGGGAGCACGGCGTGATGAACGCCATCATCTGCTCCAAGGTCCCCGGGGACTTGAAGGCTGTGCGTACCTATGCCGTGAAGGGCGCGGTGGAGGCGGTCAGCCGCACGGAGCTGGAGGTCTTCCCCGCCCAGGGGGAAGTGCGCCGCCGGGTGGCCCTCATCGACTACGGTGCCAAGCGCAACATCATCCGGGAGCTGCAAAAGCGCCACTGCGAGGTGACGGCGCTGCCCTGCACCGCCCGGGCCGAGGATGTGCTGGCGCTGAGCGCGGACGGCGTGATGCTCTCCAACGGCCCTGGCGACCCGGCCGACGACCTCTTCCAGATCGAGCAGATCCGCCGGCTTTTGGGCAAGGTGCCCATGTTCGGCATCTGCCTGGGCCACCAGCTGACGGCACTGGCCGCCGGCGGCAGGACCTATAAGCTCAAATACGGCCACCGGGGTGTCAACCAGCCGGTGAAGGAAGTGAACGGCCAGCGCACCTACATCACCAGCCAGAACCACGGCTACGCAGTGGACGCGGACACGGTGGGCTCCGGAAGGGTCAGCCTTGTGAACGCCAATGACGGCACCTGCGAGGGCATCGACTACCCGGAACTCAAGTGCTTCACCGTTCAGTTCCACCCGGAGGCCTGCTCCGGGCCCAGGGACACTTCATTCCTCTTCGACCGCTTTATGAATTTGATGGGAGGTGAGCGGTAA
- a CDS encoding helix-turn-helix domain-containing protein — protein MSSEFPRILSLLRQERGVSQRTAAKDLGVSQALLSHYENGIREPGLPFVVRACDYYHVSADFILGRTLSRDGAMISSDEVYDPEAERSGVLKGSVLATLQNKLITGSVSVLFDLLGKVGDKGAINAAAAYLSTGIYQLYRRLYRCAGGNEAYFSADAEVYSLDMALADMKLSEVRYALALDEAAERKEEFPSVSDESLKEAYPGRSQSVAQVLHNTDARLSALTEK, from the coding sequence ATGAGCTCTGAATTTCCAAGGATCCTGTCCCTTTTGCGGCAGGAGCGGGGCGTCAGCCAGCGGACGGCGGCCAAGGACCTGGGGGTGAGCCAGGCCCTGTTGAGCCACTATGAAAACGGCATCCGGGAGCCGGGCCTTCCCTTTGTGGTGCGGGCCTGCGACTACTACCATGTGTCGGCGGACTTTATCTTAGGCAGGACCCTCAGCCGGGACGGGGCCATGATCTCTTCCGACGAGGTCTACGACCCGGAGGCGGAGCGCAGCGGCGTGCTGAAGGGAAGCGTCCTTGCCACGCTGCAAAACAAACTGATCACCGGCTCCGTGTCGGTGCTGTTCGACCTTTTGGGCAAGGTGGGCGACAAGGGGGCCATCAACGCGGCGGCGGCTTACCTCTCCACCGGCATCTACCAGCTCTACCGCCGGCTCTACCGCTGCGCCGGCGGGAACGAGGCCTATTTCTCCGCCGACGCGGAGGTCTATTCCCTGGATATGGCCCTCGCTGACATGAAGCTCTCTGAGGTGCGTTATGCCCTGGCCCTGGACGAGGCGGCGGAGCGGAAGGAGGAGTTCCCCTCCGTATCCGACGAGAGCCTGAAGGAGGCCTATCCCGGCCGCAGCCAGAGCGTGGCCCAGGTGCTGCACAATACGGACGCGCGCCTGAGCGCGCTGACGGAGAAGTGA
- a CDS encoding MBOAT family O-acyltransferase — translation MNFQSFGFVGFFSLTLALCLGAGRRNRPLGQAVLLIASAVFYLWSFTSAAWWGWGVLLVGSSVTYGVCRHLISGRLRGRGRRRWFLLAISYHVAVLLVFKYTGFFTGGAVAVGWAPLGLSFFTFQQLWFLKEVYTGEFPAAEMERVSGDSFTLFSFFFPTVTSGPILRPGAFFPQLKGEKFLRPDWEDARAGLYAIALGCGKKVLLADSFGVIVNNGYAHLGELAAPSAALVVLGYSLQLYFDFSGYCDMAAGIARLLGVRLPLNFDSPYRSLSVTEFWKRWHITLTTFLRECLYFPLGGSRRGAARTYLNIMIVFLVSGFWHGAGWTFLLWGAIHGACQVAERLWGSRRDRLPKAVRWALTFAVVNIAWVYFRAPTVAAGNSVLRALFSLRMERPDKWLVSGLFASEMDAVRILLPSLTPWLNTILILGLYGVGLMVIAMPRSAVRRMDAFRPTWWRAAGLAAVLVWSVLSFSGITTFIYSNF, via the coding sequence ATGAATTTTCAGTCCTTTGGATTTGTCGGCTTTTTCAGCCTGACGCTGGCGCTCTGCCTTGGGGCGGGGCGCCGCAACCGCCCGCTGGGGCAGGCGGTGCTGTTAATCGCCTCTGCGGTCTTCTACCTCTGGAGCTTCACCTCCGCCGCCTGGTGGGGGTGGGGTGTGCTGCTGGTGGGGAGCAGCGTGACCTATGGGGTCTGCCGGCACCTCATCTCCGGGCGGCTGAGGGGCCGTGGACGCAGGAGATGGTTCCTTTTGGCGATCAGCTATCACGTGGCCGTGCTGCTGGTCTTCAAGTACACGGGCTTTTTCACCGGCGGCGCCGTGGCGGTGGGCTGGGCTCCGCTGGGGCTGAGCTTTTTTACGTTCCAGCAGCTCTGGTTTTTAAAAGAGGTGTATACGGGGGAGTTCCCGGCGGCGGAGATGGAGCGCGTCAGCGGCGACTCCTTCACCCTCTTCAGCTTCTTTTTCCCCACGGTGACTTCCGGCCCCATCCTGCGGCCAGGCGCCTTCTTCCCCCAGCTGAAGGGGGAGAAGTTCCTGCGGCCCGACTGGGAGGACGCCCGGGCCGGCCTCTATGCCATCGCCTTGGGCTGCGGCAAGAAGGTGCTGCTTGCGGACTCCTTCGGCGTCATTGTCAACAACGGCTACGCCCACCTCGGAGAACTGGCCGCGCCCTCGGCGGCCCTGGTGGTGCTGGGCTACAGCCTTCAGCTGTATTTTGACTTCTCCGGCTACTGCGATATGGCCGCGGGGATTGCCCGGCTTTTGGGCGTCCGGCTGCCGCTGAACTTTGATTCGCCCTATCGCAGCCTCAGCGTGACCGAGTTCTGGAAGCGCTGGCACATCACGCTGACCACATTTTTACGGGAGTGCCTCTATTTCCCCCTGGGCGGCAGCCGCCGGGGCGCAGCCCGGACCTATCTCAACATCATGATCGTCTTTTTGGTCAGCGGCTTCTGGCACGGCGCCGGCTGGACCTTCCTCCTCTGGGGTGCCATCCATGGCGCCTGCCAGGTGGCGGAGCGGCTGTGGGGCAGCCGGCGGGACCGCCTGCCCAAGGCGGTGCGCTGGGCGCTGACCTTTGCCGTGGTGAACATCGCCTGGGTCTATTTCCGCGCGCCCACGGTGGCGGCGGGCAACAGCGTGCTGCGCGCCCTCTTTTCCCTGCGCATGGAACGGCCGGACAAGTGGCTGGTCTCCGGCCTCTTCGCCTCGGAGATGGACGCGGTTCGCATCCTGCTGCCATCGCTGACGCCCTGGCTGAACACCATTTTGATCCTGGGGCTTTACGGCGTGGGCCTAATGGTCATCGCCATGCCCCGCAGCGCGGTGCGGCGCATGGATGCCTTCCGTCCCACCTGGTGGCGCGCGGCGGGCCTCGCGGCGGTGCTTGTGTGGTCGGTGCTGTCCTTCAGCGGCATCACTACGTTTATCTACTCCAATTTCTGA
- the lepA gene encoding translation elongation factor 4, which translates to MIKQSNIRNFSIIAHIDHGKSTLADRLLERCNAVSEREMSSQLLDNMDLERERGITIKARAVRLSYQARDGEVYELNLIDTPGHVDFNYEVSRSLAACEGAVLVVDSTQGVEAQTLANTYLALEHNLEILPVFNKIDLPAADPKRAKEEVENIIGLPAMDAPEISAKLGVNIEDVLEDVVKNVPPPTGDVDAPLKALIFDSQYDSYRGVIVYLRLMEGTLRTGQSVKMMASGASYQVVECGHLLPLGLEPCDALEAGEVGYFTASIKNVKDTRVGDTVTDALCPAAEALPGYRPVQPMVYCGIYTEDGSEYPDLRDALEKLQLNDASLSFEPESSVALGFGFRCGFLGMLHLEVIQERLEREFDLGLVTTLPSVIYHVTKTDGTVVKVDNPHNYPDPASIELAEEPYVKVSIITPQDYVGNIMPMCQDRRGEFKDMQYLDTNLVELHYQMPLNEIIYDFFDALKANTKGYASLDYELSGYRPSELVKVDVLLNGDQVDALSFIAHKDKAYPRARRLCEKLKENIPRQLFEIPVQAAIGGRVIARETVKAMRKDVLAKCYGGDITRKKKLLEKQKEGKKKMRTLGTVQVPTEAFLAVLKLDE; encoded by the coding sequence ATGATAAAGCAAAGCAATATACGTAACTTCTCCATCATCGCCCACATCGACCACGGCAAGTCCACCCTGGCCGACCGGCTGCTGGAGCGGTGCAACGCCGTCTCCGAGCGGGAGATGTCCAGCCAGCTCCTGGACAACATGGATTTGGAGCGGGAGCGGGGCATCACCATCAAGGCCCGCGCCGTCCGGCTGAGCTATCAGGCCCGGGACGGGGAAGTCTACGAGCTGAACCTGATCGACACGCCGGGCCACGTGGACTTCAACTATGAGGTCAGCCGGTCCCTTGCGGCCTGCGAGGGCGCGGTGCTGGTGGTGGACTCCACCCAGGGCGTGGAGGCCCAGACCCTTGCCAACACCTACCTGGCGCTGGAGCACAACCTGGAAATCCTGCCGGTATTCAACAAGATCGACCTGCCTGCCGCGGACCCCAAGCGGGCCAAGGAGGAGGTGGAGAACATCATCGGCCTGCCCGCCATGGACGCGCCGGAGATCTCCGCCAAGTTGGGCGTCAACATCGAGGACGTGTTAGAGGACGTGGTGAAAAACGTGCCGCCGCCCACCGGCGACGTGGACGCGCCCCTCAAGGCGCTGATCTTCGACAGCCAGTACGACAGCTACCGGGGCGTCATCGTCTACCTGCGGCTGATGGAGGGCACGCTCCGCACGGGCCAGAGCGTGAAGATGATGGCCTCCGGCGCCTCCTACCAGGTGGTGGAGTGCGGCCATCTGCTGCCCCTGGGCCTGGAGCCCTGCGACGCGCTGGAGGCCGGCGAGGTGGGCTATTTCACCGCCTCCATCAAGAACGTGAAGGATACCCGGGTGGGTGACACGGTCACCGACGCCCTCTGCCCGGCCGCCGAGGCCCTGCCCGGCTACCGCCCCGTGCAGCCCATGGTCTACTGCGGCATCTACACCGAGGACGGGTCGGAGTACCCGGATCTGCGGGACGCGCTGGAAAAGCTCCAGCTCAACGACGCCTCCCTAAGCTTTGAGCCGGAGAGCTCCGTGGCCCTGGGCTTTGGGTTCCGCTGCGGCTTTTTGGGCATGCTCCACCTGGAGGTGATCCAGGAGCGGCTGGAGCGGGAGTTCGACCTGGGCCTTGTGACCACGCTGCCCTCGGTCATCTACCACGTCACAAAGACCGACGGCACGGTGGTGAAGGTGGACAACCCCCACAACTACCCGGACCCGGCCTCCATCGAGCTGGCGGAGGAGCCCTACGTGAAGGTGTCCATCATCACGCCCCAGGACTACGTGGGCAACATCATGCCCATGTGCCAGGACCGCCGGGGCGAGTTCAAGGACATGCAGTACCTGGACACCAACCTGGTGGAGCTGCACTACCAGATGCCCCTCAACGAGATCATCTACGACTTTTTCGATGCCCTGAAGGCCAACACCAAGGGCTACGCGTCGCTGGACTACGAGCTCTCCGGCTACCGCCCCAGCGAGCTTGTGAAGGTGGACGTGCTGCTCAACGGCGACCAGGTGGACGCGCTGAGCTTCATCGCCCACAAGGACAAGGCCTACCCCCGGGCCCGGCGTCTGTGCGAAAAGCTGAAGGAGAACATCCCCCGCCAGCTCTTTGAGATTCCGGTCCAGGCGGCCATCGGCGGGCGGGTGATCGCCCGGGAGACGGTGAAGGCCATGCGCAAGGACGTGCTGGCCAAGTGCTACGGCGGCGACATCACCCGGAAGAAGAAGCTGCTGGAAAAGCAGAAGGAGGGCAAGAAAAAGATGCGCACGTTGGGCACGGTCCAGGTGCCGACGGAGGCATTTTTGGCGGTGCTCAAGTTAGACGAATAA
- a CDS encoding DEAD/DEAH box helicase, whose product MTFQDLHLLPEIQRAVRDVGYVTPSPIQAQAIPPVLTGRDLIGCAQTGTGKTAAFAIPILQHLHQEKKFTHKPIRALILTPTRELALQIKESFDDYGKYLPLITTVIFGGVSQVPQVEALQKGTDILVATPGRLNDLCNQGHIDLSHISCFVLDEADRMLDMGFIHDVRKVLARLPEQRQTLLFSATMPEEIVKLTRQILKNPITVEVTPVSSTVDAIEQSLYKVDKANKRRLLIHLLRENGWYSVLVFTATKHGADRVAKELCREGIPTMAIHGNKSQNARVKALESFKSGESRVLVATDIAARGIDINELSCVINFDLPNVPETYVHRIGRTGRAGHGGVAVSFCNFDELAYLKDIEKLIGKKVPEVADHPYPMEVFEATPKAERPPRPPRVERTAKPAAERPAGKERPARAERPRNQERVVRTEHSAKTERPQAAAAEPPKPRKVRSGAPMLPGYVVAAADGRRRRKK is encoded by the coding sequence ATGACCTTTCAAGACTTACACCTGCTGCCCGAGATTCAACGGGCGGTCCGTGACGTGGGCTATGTGACCCCGTCGCCCATCCAGGCCCAGGCCATCCCGCCGGTGCTGACCGGCCGCGACCTGATCGGCTGCGCCCAGACGGGCACCGGCAAGACGGCGGCCTTCGCCATCCCCATCCTCCAGCACCTGCACCAGGAGAAGAAGTTCACCCACAAGCCCATCCGGGCCCTGATCCTCACGCCCACCCGGGAGCTGGCCCTCCAGATCAAGGAGAGCTTCGACGACTATGGCAAGTACCTGCCCCTGATCACCACGGTGATCTTCGGCGGCGTCAGCCAGGTGCCCCAGGTGGAGGCCCTGCAAAAGGGCACTGACATCCTGGTGGCCACGCCGGGGCGGCTCAACGACCTCTGCAACCAGGGCCACATCGACCTCAGCCACATCAGCTGCTTTGTCCTGGACGAGGCGGACCGGATGCTGGACATGGGCTTCATCCACGACGTGCGCAAGGTGCTTGCCCGCCTGCCGGAGCAGCGCCAGACCCTGCTCTTCTCCGCCACCATGCCGGAGGAGATCGTCAAGCTGACCCGCCAAATCCTGAAAAACCCCATCACCGTGGAGGTGACGCCCGTGTCCTCCACCGTGGACGCCATCGAGCAGTCCCTCTACAAGGTGGACAAGGCCAACAAGCGGAGGCTCCTCATCCACCTGCTGCGGGAGAACGGCTGGTATTCCGTGCTGGTCTTCACGGCCACCAAGCACGGGGCCGACCGGGTGGCCAAGGAGCTTTGCCGGGAGGGGATCCCCACCATGGCCATCCACGGCAACAAGAGCCAGAACGCCAGGGTCAAGGCCCTGGAGAGCTTTAAGAGCGGGGAAAGCCGGGTGCTGGTGGCCACGGACATTGCGGCCCGGGGCATCGACATCAACGAGCTTTCCTGCGTCATCAACTTCGACCTGCCCAATGTGCCGGAGACCTATGTCCACCGCATCGGCCGCACGGGCCGGGCGGGCCACGGCGGCGTGGCGGTGAGCTTCTGCAATTTTGACGAGCTGGCCTATTTGAAGGACATTGAGAAGCTCATCGGCAAGAAGGTGCCGGAGGTGGCGGACCACCCCTATCCCATGGAGGTCTTTGAGGCCACGCCCAAGGCGGAGCGCCCGCCCCGCCCTCCCCGGGTAGAGCGGACGGCAAAGCCCGCGGCGGAGCGGCCCGCCGGGAAAGAGCGGCCCGCAAGGGCGGAGCGGCCCAGGAACCAGGAGCGGGTGGTACGGACGGAGCACTCTGCAAAAACGGAGCGGCCCCAGGCCGCTGCAGCGGAGCCGCCCAAGCCCCGCAAGGTGCGCTCCGGCGCGCCGATGCTGCCCGGGTATGTGGTGGCGGCGGCGGACGGCCGCCGCAGGCGGAAGAAATAA
- a CDS encoding helix-turn-helix domain-containing protein: MVFQRLEDLRIDADKTQEDIARILNCKREVYRRYEKGLQEIPVWALIKLADFYKTSTDYILGLTNKREQD; this comes from the coding sequence ATGGTTTTCCAGCGGTTGGAAGACTTGAGAATAGATGCGGATAAGACGCAAGAAGACATTGCCAGAATACTGAATTGCAAAAGGGAAGTGTATCGGCGGTATGAAAAGGGGCTTCAAGAAATACCTGTCTGGGCACTTATCAAACTGGCGGACTTCTACAAGACAAGCACGGACTATATCTTGGGTCTGACAAACAAGCGGGAACAGGATTAA
- a CDS encoding helix-turn-helix domain-containing protein, whose amino-acid sequence MVFQRLEDLRIDADKTQEDIADILDCKREVYRRYEKGIHEIPVWALVKLASFYKTSTDYILGLTDIKKPYPKGK is encoded by the coding sequence ATGGTTTTCCAGAGGTTAGAAGATTTGAGGATAGATGCAGATAAAACCCAGGAGGACATTGCTGATATACTGGATTGTAAAAGGGAGGTTTATCGGCGATACGAAAAGGGAATTCATGAAATACCTGTCTGGGCACTCGTAAAACTGGCAAGCTTCTACAAGACAAGCACGGATTACATTCTGGGCCTTACGGATATAAAGAAACCATACCCAAAGGGGAAGTAA
- a CDS encoding P-II family nitrogen regulator, whose protein sequence is MTGPRLLCVISDAEGAVQVSALLKQGFVPLQYQCRGKGTASSEILRLSGLGETDKAVSLAMIRREEAPGLLRQLNRALHLKHHGTGIAVTIPISGLQSSVMHLLDRPIPKKEEEDPPMASQSAYAMILAAVNQGFSDEVMDAARSAGATGGTVLRGRRRGLEEPMRFFGISLQEEQELILIVSSRKKKVGIMDAIHKQFGPKSPAQGVVLSMPVEDVMGLE, encoded by the coding sequence ATGACCGGGCCCCGCCTTTTGTGCGTCATCAGCGACGCGGAGGGCGCCGTGCAGGTGTCCGCGCTGCTGAAGCAGGGCTTTGTGCCCCTCCAGTACCAGTGCCGGGGAAAGGGCACCGCCAGCTCGGAAATCCTGCGGCTGAGCGGCCTGGGCGAGACCGACAAGGCCGTCAGCCTGGCCATGATCCGGCGGGAGGAGGCCCCGGGGCTGCTGCGGCAGCTGAACCGGGCCCTGCACCTGAAGCACCACGGCACGGGCATCGCCGTGACCATCCCCATCAGCGGCCTCCAGTCCAGCGTGATGCACCTGCTGGACCGGCCCATTCCCAAAAAAGAGGAGGAAGACCCGCCTATGGCTTCACAGTCCGCATACGCCATGATTTTAGCCGCCGTCAACCAGGGCTTCAGCGACGAGGTGATGGACGCGGCCCGGAGCGCCGGGGCCACCGGCGGCACGGTGCTGCGCGGCCGGCGCCGGGGTTTGGAGGAGCCCATGCGCTTTTTCGGCATCTCCCTCCAGGAGGAGCAGGAGCTGATTTTGATTGTGTCCTCCCGGAAGAAGAAGGTGGGGATCATGGACGCGATCCACAAGCAGTTCGGCCCCAAGAGTCCGGCCCAGGGCGTGGTGCTGTCCATGCCAGTGGAGGACGTGATGGGCCTCGAGTGA
- a CDS encoding DUF1538 domain-containing protein, with the protein MNKKLREKIMESVAAVLPITAIVLLLTVAAVPLEVGTVLLFLTGAVLLIVGMGFFQLGAEMSMTPLGEGIGTQLFKTRSLPLTVGLCFLMGAIITIAEPDLQVLANQVPSVPNEVLIWTVAVGVGLFLVAAALRILFRIPLPRLLCILYLALFALSFVTPADFVPVAFDSGGVTTGPMTVPFIMAMGIGLSAARSDKNGADDSFGLVAFSSIGPILMVLLLGIFYRPDGSSYATVDIAQVETTRDVAAAFAVQLPHFGREVLSSMAPVLAVFLLFQFFTRRYHRGQLLRMAVGFAYTIVGLILFLTGVNVGFAPVGSLLGSRMADQLWLLVPVGAVIGYCIVKAEPAVQILNHQVEDLTNGAISRRSMNLCLSLGVSAAVGLAMVRVVTGIHIYWILIPGYLIALILTYFVPRVFVGIAFDSGGVASGPMTSTFLLPLSIGACTGAGGSVVTDAFGVVALVALAPLIAVQAMGVVYARKLRFAPEEAPAAPEEEDYIIDLDEEVCA; encoded by the coding sequence TTGAACAAGAAATTACGGGAAAAAATCATGGAATCCGTGGCGGCGGTGCTCCCCATCACCGCCATCGTACTGCTGCTGACGGTGGCGGCGGTGCCCCTGGAAGTGGGCACGGTGCTGCTGTTCCTCACGGGCGCGGTGCTGCTGATCGTCGGCATGGGGTTTTTCCAGCTGGGCGCGGAGATGTCCATGACGCCGTTGGGCGAGGGCATCGGCACCCAGCTCTTTAAAACACGCAGCCTGCCGCTGACGGTGGGGCTGTGCTTCCTGATGGGCGCCATCATCACCATCGCCGAGCCGGACCTCCAGGTCCTGGCCAACCAGGTGCCCTCGGTGCCCAATGAGGTGCTGATCTGGACCGTGGCGGTGGGCGTGGGCCTCTTTCTGGTGGCGGCGGCGCTGCGCATTTTGTTCCGCATCCCCCTGCCCCGGCTGCTGTGCATTTTGTACCTGGCGCTGTTCGCCCTGTCCTTTGTGACCCCGGCGGACTTTGTGCCCGTGGCCTTCGACTCCGGCGGCGTCACCACCGGCCCCATGACCGTGCCATTCATCATGGCCATGGGCATCGGCCTCTCCGCCGCCCGGAGCGACAAAAACGGCGCGGACGACAGCTTCGGCCTGGTGGCCTTTTCCAGCATCGGCCCCATTTTGATGGTACTGCTCCTGGGCATCTTCTACCGCCCCGACGGCAGCTCCTACGCCACAGTGGACATCGCCCAGGTGGAGACCACCCGGGACGTGGCGGCGGCCTTTGCCGTGCAGCTGCCCCATTTCGGCCGGGAGGTCCTCTCCTCCATGGCGCCGGTGCTGGCGGTTTTCCTGCTCTTCCAGTTCTTCACCCGCCGCTACCACCGGGGCCAGCTGCTGCGGATGGCCGTGGGCTTTGCCTACACCATCGTGGGCCTCATTTTGTTCCTCACCGGGGTCAACGTGGGCTTTGCCCCGGTGGGCAGCCTCTTAGGCAGCCGCATGGCCGACCAGTTGTGGCTTCTGGTGCCGGTGGGCGCGGTGATCGGCTACTGCATCGTCAAGGCCGAGCCGGCGGTGCAGATCCTCAACCACCAGGTGGAGGACCTGACCAACGGCGCCATCTCCCGCAGGTCCATGAACCTGTGCCTGTCCTTAGGCGTGTCCGCGGCGGTGGGGCTGGCCATGGTGCGGGTGGTGACGGGCATCCACATCTACTGGATTTTGATTCCCGGCTATCTCATCGCCCTGATTCTGACCTATTTCGTGCCCCGGGTGTTCGTGGGCATCGCCTTTGACTCCGGCGGCGTGGCCTCCGGCCCCATGACCTCCACCTTTTTGCTGCCGCTGTCCATCGGCGCGTGCACCGGCGCGGGCGGCAGCGTGGTCACTGACGCCTTCGGTGTGGTGGCCCTGGTGGCCCTGGCCCCGCTGATCGCGGTCCAGGCCATGGGCGTGGTCTACGCCCGGAAGCTCCGCTTTGCCCCGGAGGAGGCCCCCGCCGCGCCGGAGGAAGAGGACTACATCATTGACTTGGACGAGGAGGTGTGCGCATGA